The genome window GGCCTGTCTccctgaggaagggaaggcacaGGTGAGGCAAATGACTGTCAGTTGTTATGGTGGTGGGACCCCCATTGGTGCCAGGAAGGTGGGCAGGTTGAAGGTTGCTTCAGGGCCAAGAGTGGGCTGTGGAAAACTTGGTGAGTGGAAGCATGGACGCTGTAGTGAaagtgttttattattttcttcacatcCCTGCACCACAAGCAGCAGGGGTTTCGTGCAAGGGAGATTCTGGAGGACCTGACGCCTGACCCTCACACTGACCTCAACAAGCAGGAAAAGAGCACAGCCCTCCCGACAAGAGTCCCGTAAAGAATTATTAAAACCCTGCTCGCAACCAGCCAAGCATTTTCAATGGACTGCCTAGGGAGATAAGAGGAATAAAGGACTGCACAGTGGATAGGTTCAAAGAAAGTTTCCATACTTTCCTGAGGGCAGTGTCAGTGCAAGTGGCCGGACAACGACAAACTCCATGCCAGACCAAGTGGCCCTCACCTACAGGGCCACCACCAGGGCTGGCTACAGCGGTGGGGGGTCACTACGACTGTGCCACGGGCGCTAGTAATGAAGACTGGCGGTGGGGTGCGCGGCACACCCTGGGGCAGGACATTTGTGGACACACGTACACGCTGGGGGCTGACTCACCGTCCTGACATCGCTGCGAGTCCAGAGGGTCCAGCGGCAGGGTACGAGGCGCCCGGTGCAGCGGGTCATTCTAGCACCTCTCCGCTGCCTTCCCCTCCGAGCATCAACTGCGCAGGCACGGCCCCGCCCCCCGCTGGCCCCGCCCACACACCGCGGCCAGCTGAGAGTGACACACACGTGGGTGTTGTcgatgtgtgtatttaccttagCATACGGGGGCTGAACTCGAGGCACGACAGTTCTCGTCGACTGTCGCCCCCTCTTCATGGATTGTCACCTGCCAAAGACGTGCCTCGACGGGGGAcaatcaggaaggaaggaattaaaggatcTCTGAACTACACTTATATGTGATCCTCACTACGTACTAAGTATTTATCTGACATAGTAATCGATAATTAGTCTGCTCTAGTCACAAGGTACGCTACTAGGCCACGTACTCTGGGCTGTGGgcggagatctctctctctctctctctctctctctctctctctctctctctctctctctctctctctcttgttacatcttcctccctctctctcgtctttcttccctcttttgcttcttcctctcttctgtaacctcctccctctctttctccccctcctcctttaacctcctcctctctccccttcttccttccccgcaGCAGAGGCGACACCTCCTACACGGCCTCGGTGCGcattctaatatataattttGTGGCCAAAGTTAAGAAAAGTAGATCTATGGTTTATGGAATGTTAATCTaacaatattgaaataaatatccaATATCTtggaagataaaatataaaatacactatAAAAATATAACGATTTATATTTTTAAGGTCTTTACATATTTATTGATCAAAGTTTATATATATTGTAAACTCttatttgatatttttgtttataccGCGAAACTGAAGATAATGGAAGACGATGAGTCCAGGAGGTGAGTAGCCAGGCAGATTGCATGATACAGCGGGTGAATTAGAGTTAAATAAGGCAGTGGGCAGCATGAGTGTAATGAAACCCTTGGCAGGGACACACCTCGCCCAGTGATTCCCTAAGAGGCGAGGGGGGCAGTGCTCGTAAGACGGTGCCTCTTCTCAAGGCTGTCAACATGCTGAGCTTCATAGTTCCGTGAGCATTAGTGCGTCGTTTGGCTGATGCTGGGTTTGGGGACCGTGGGTGTGCATCCCTGGGTTATCCGCCACGGCAGGGTGGGTGGGACACAACCCCTGCCTGACAACCGGTGTGGCGGCGAATTCCGCCCCGTTGTCAAATTTTGTCCCATCCTGATCTACTGGCTTTGCtgttttgtccatttcattcactgcagTCTTTTAATAGCTTATAAAAAGCTTACCTTTGATCATATGATTGTCCTTCTGTCTCCCCAGAGTTCTCTTCTGACTTAAGGTCAGGTTTATGGGATACTCTCCATTCAATAGTAGCTGAGCTATGGGGTCCATGGCAGCCTTGAATTTAGCCAATTTTTCATGAAAACTAGCTTGCTGCACTGCCACCATCTTGCCTCGGACAAACAAGCAGTGGTGGCACCGCTAACtgaaaagttagcttcactaacTAGTAATCCACTAGCTAAAACGTTAGCTTTGCTTACACTTAACCGCTAAACTGATGGAGAAATTAGTGAAAGCTAACGCTAGccgctaacttttttatatggatttagcttcggttttgtattttggctctaaatcccttaaaaacagacctagtgacctgaaatttccaTATGTTGTAGCTAAGATATAGTtagcccaacaagcaacaacaagaagagaagagaaagaagcctccagtttatcctaaatccgtatattttacccaaaATCTCCTGCAAATTTATGCATTTTGTACTTTTTTCCATATCtgacacattattattattattttaagtttatttcttgtcaggtggaaaatattgaattcttgttattaaatctggagttcaaagagttggaaatggaatatgcattaccctaaaatacaaaataaaagtttccctaataattgttcAGTTACCCTATTTTAAGGCATAATTTACCCTCATGTGGAAGCCTTGGAATTATTGTGCCATGTGGCTCAACCGGTGCTGTGTTTGCCCACaatggacaagaacaaacctgtatgaattttttagtgaTCTTAAGTTTGCCGAGGAGGAAATACATTTAgcagaagctaattggtccgcaaactgtttccaaagttagcgaaaacgccaATCAGCTAACGGAAAAAATTAGCTTCACTAATTAGCAGTTAGTGGATTAgcagaaccgtgcccaccactacAAACAAGGATATCAACATTGTGATAGTAAACCTTGAGTTCTGCACATACGTAGACATGATGGGATGGAATCTGATGCTGGTATCATGCTACATCGGTACGCTCTCAgttctgggtggacaggggcacggGTGTAAAGAGACTGCCCATCTGTCTCCGCTCCACCCAGGGACCGTCCCCTTATAGTAAATTTATGGCAGGATTTTAGTTTGAGTATGCCCAAGATGTTTGTTCCAAGAATGTTGACAATGTATTACAACTAATTTTCTTTAAGTATCAAGTGTTGAATTGGATTATTGTATTGAATTAACATTTTTCAGACACTTATAGTAAACAGTGTTCAGATTTAATATTCTATGTTGATCACAGAAATAACATCACATTGTTTTACGTACCTCAACGTACCCCAATGATACCCTATTGGCTATATTTTTCCATTGCCTCAGTTTGGTGTTACTAATATATACATGCACATGGTTTTTGCATTGCAGGACACACAAACCAGTAAGCTACACAGACTTTGCAAATACCAGCCTTGATGGTAAGAATATCTGATTCTGCAGTCcaatttattataaaataatatacatatacaaaactaagACATATATGATTAGTGTTTGACAGTGTGTAACTTATActaaaaatcaacaaagaaagaggTCACTTTATTAAATGGAAAGGCTCTTTACTGGGGAAGAATTTACAAATTTATTAAATGTACTAGTATGAAGACTGCTTGTTACAGTTATTTTAGGTTAAAGGGTGACTTAAAACACATAAAAGGCAGCAGTGTATAATAAAAATCCACAAAGAAAGAGCTCATTTAGTTAGAGAGAACGTCTCTTTACTGGTGGTGCATGTATGATTTTATTGAGAACATAATTAGGAGTACCAGGTAATGAATGAACAGACCTTTCCTGCACTTCATGTTATTTTTGCTTTCAGATGATGACTTTGATGATGACTTCAAGCCCTCATCAAAAAGTAAAAGCGAGAAGCAAGCAGAGAAAGGGaacagagaagataggaaggatgaCCGAGAGAGAAAGCACAGCAAGGATAAAcataaacacaaaaaacacaaagacaaagacaaggaGAGACACAAGAAGGATAAAGATAGGCACAGAGAAACCCATAAGAGGGAGGACAATGAGAGGAAGGATGACCACAGATCCAggcatgagaggaagaggaaagaggatgacaAGGAGAGAAGACACAGGTcagagaggagagatggggagtTCATAGTTAACTCGGGCAGGAGTACGGGAAGCAGTGACTCAAAGTGTGACTCCTCTGACTCCCAGAGACTCAATGACTCATCAGTAAGCGCCACCTCTGGCTCCCCATTAGTGTCTCCAAGCCGCAGGAATCCAAAGCCAAGATTGAGCCTCGAAGAGAAGATGTTTCAGGTACATTTTATTGTGCATTTAATTAGAGGtcattttttttaatgatttgccCCTGAAGAGCCATCATTAGAAATtatcacttaatttttttttcaccttcaatCTACTTTTCAATAGATTTGATAGTTTGAAAGGAACAGCCATATTTACAGTGGACATCATTGAAGTATGGTAAAGGTAAAGCCAGAGGTATAGGTTTTAGCTCCACAttgctgtggtgctcatctctgtcgcattggcccttgtgcctgtggtgggtgagaatccattaccccgggacacagggccagtgttaTATCCAGGTTAccaaagtttaccttccccaggtttcccaaggtacccatttattggtCAGCCTAAAAAGgaggatggacagctgggtgTGCTGCCCTGCTGACTACCCAGGCCAGGATTTGGGCTCGCAGATTTGTAGCGAGGtacactaaccactgcaccatggaggCATCCAGTCTGACTTAATGACTATAAGCCATACATCTCTTGTTTAGTGCCAATGATGCATTACACTGGCCGTCAGCCATTAGAGGAGCATAATATCCTCCAGCACACACCCAGTGCACATCCTCAGTTCATAGCTCATTTtgagagtatatatatttttgtttggtTTTACATTCTCTTCTCCTCAGTCTTCATCTTTGTAGCTTCAACCACAGTTTTCATGGCCAAAAATAAGTCATGAACATATGAAACAATGGTATTTTCTATTATCCCAATAATTGATTGAAATCTGCAGGGTTCTGTTCTCATGCACTCCTTccattatttattaatgatctttTGCAGTCATCCACATGTTTACTGTTGACTCTGAATCTTTCTGTGTTATTTCTCAGTTGACAATCAGATGCTACAGAGTATATCTTCTGTGGCGTCTTTAGCTGTCTTTATGAGAGCTGTGTGTTGAGGGCACTTTTTTCATAGTTTTGATTAGCCTTCAGCCTTGTCATTCACCACTAAAAGCAGATTCTgcaatccatctttttttttctttttttttcagaaagAATTGGAAGCTGCACTAGAACTCTCTAAACTTGCTTCCACTCAAGGCATGACCAGCACACCTGAAGTGAAGGAactcactgaggaggaggaaggaacaggttTAGATGTTCATGTAGCACCTAGCCCTCAGCCCCTTCAGAGGGACAGTGCTGAGGGTAGCTGCTCAGTGCCCCTGCAGGACTCTGAGATTACTGGAAAGGCTTCCTCCTCTGTCCCTGAAGAAGTTGGTGCCCCTGAGTgtgtggaagagaaagacaggcTTCCAGACCCACctgcagcagcagtaatagcaccaccaccaccaccaccaccttcaacagtACAATGCACTGACTTGATGGAGCCCCAGCCATCAACCTCAACTGGCCTAGGattgaagagaacaagaaagacaGTGAATTTTAAAGAAGGTAATTATTTTCTTCATGCTTTCTGTCTTTTATAGCAGTTAATCTCACATGAATTACATTTAGACCCTGTAGGGCTCTAGGCCAATGACATGATTTATTAGCTAAATGCAGCAATGATTTGATTTACTGCAGAAGCAGGACTGAGAGCCCAATAATGCCATGTGACCATATTTATGTCCTGGGCTTGAAGGGTTAAGGGGGGGCTCCTTCCCCACCCTTGACTTCATGTGCTGTAGATGCTGTCTCCTGTCCAGTCATATCTCATGGCATGCAGAGGAACATGAAGACTTGCACACATCACAGTAAATATCCATTTTTTAAACAGCTCTTGAGTAAATTATTACCACCTGTATTGTGCAAATGCTGATAAAACAGCACTCCATGGTTTGCATTAACTTCGTGACCTTCATTGATTCCAGTGGGGAAAACCAAGCAATATGGTGGAACATCTTCACAGGTCTAACATGTGAAAATAAAAGTTGAACATTAATACTATCCACAAAACTATTACATTTCACATACTTGTACCCTCGTTTGTTACTGAGACCATTTCCCTATAGTACATACTTTTTTGTttaggggaaaggaggaatgtaTTATTGTTTGTCTTTATCCATTAATCATTGCATTTAGTAAGATTACAATGGAGAAAATTCCAGCTTGGTAGGACAATGCTGCATTGCCAGTCCTGGATGCTAGAAATAAGTCTCTGAGTTTGGTCatgccacctcttcctgtccaacCTAACTGAGCTTTTGTCTTCAGTAAGAAAGAGTAAACAAAAGCGGTTAATCAGCTGTGAAGGCAATGTACATTAtatccattctttctccttttccacgcTTTCCTCTATGCAGACAGTGATTCCTCGGATGGCTTTGACGGCTTTGGCTACAACAACACTGACTCGGAGGCCTCTGAGGCAAGCGACTTCATGCCATCaccgaagaagaaaaagcagaagtcAAAGGAGCCAAAGAAAACCACCAAGACCACCAGGCAGACAAAACCTAGCATAGTCAAATCATCTGCTAAAACCCCAGAGAAGAACAAATCGCCTTGTCAAGTGTCCTCTCCACCAATCCGTTCCCGGTCCTCCAAGGAGAATACTGCCCCTAGAATCCCCATCAATGCCACAACACCTCCCCCAGCAAGAAAAAGCACAGCCAGGAACCCCACCAGCACCACAACACCTCCCCCAGCAAGAAAAAACACAGCCAGGAACCCCACCAGCACCACAACACCTCCCCCGGCAAGAAAAAACATAGCCACGAACCCCACCAGCACCACAACACCTCCCCCGGCAAGAAAAAACACAGCCAGGAACCCCACCAGCACCACAACACCTCCCTCAGCAAGAAGCACCGTGGCCTCTCCTGTAGTCTCCCTAGCACCTCCGTCAAAAGTCCCAGCAGCATCACAGAAACCACCACCATTGGAAGCCACCTCCACTATCAAGAATACTACAAGTGTTACCAAACCAGTGAAGAGGCCTGTGACCAAAACCCCGAccccttcatctccatcatcaggAACATCTATACCCCTTGTTAAGACACCCTTCAGAAGTCCCTTAGCAGCTTCTCCAGGCAGTGGCCACCCTATCAACTCCTCAGCATCTTCTTTTGGGTCCAGGAGTCTTGGGCAGAGAGGCACAGGGTTGAGACTGGGATTATCACGTCGGGCCGTCACCAAGCCATTGCATCCTACTGTGGCGGCAAAGATCACGGACTAATGCTGTGCTGCACCATGGATCCCGataaagcctgtgtgtgtgttgcaagtaaAGATATGGAACaggtatctatctatatctagtCTGTTGTTTTTTCAGCTCTTACTGGTCATCTCTCATCAAGTCCCAATTCCTCTAGGACTTAAACATTATTATTTATTGGTTGTCCTTAAACTTTGGCGCAATATGAAGTAAAAGCATCATTTCCAACTTGTTCCACCGGACAGTAAGCAGAATTCCAAATTTTCTGTGTGGAGTTTAATATTATATTTAACTGTCATTCTTTCCACTGATGAGATTGAGTAGACAGGCTCTAAGAAAGGAATAACAGACTAATGAAAAGTGTTaggtgtatgtatatatttttaagtgaatacaatttgtttcatattttttttttataatcctcTATACATTAAGTGTGAAGGGATTGGACCAGAAGACTTACCAACAGCGGGTCTTGTATGTGGCTTTATGAGTCTGGCCCTTGGTGTCTTAGTTTTGTTAGGGTTGGACACTAACAAAAAGTGTCTAAACAGCTTTGGTTGATGTGTGGTGCACTGTTGGCCAAATATAGACTCTGCAAGGGTCTCTCTTTCAGCAACTCCTCTATAcatctttttataggagcagtgattagcgggctgttttgtcttcatttttttcttcgccCTTGAACTACTCCCTTTGCcattaaaatgaagaaaaaaacgatgTCTGTGTGCTTGAAGAGACGGACGGCACTCTGGAAAGTTAAATTTATGATGATACTTAGAGGAGAGTGAAAGTCATGAGCTTAACACATCAGACTCTTCTtgcaaaattgacctctcttttggccactcatttctactttctttataggagcaatgATTAGCGTGttgtttcattatttatttttgcccttgagctgcttgctTTCCTGTAAAATAATGAAACTCAAGTGTCTCACCTTATAATGTGCTGCACAGTGATTGGTACATACATTAGATACATGAAGAGGCTTCAAGGTGGGTTTGTATTGCTGTCATTGCACGTGATCTGTCAACTTTTTGCTTTCCTAATTATTTGTCTATTCCTTTCAGCCTGGCAGTCAGCTTTCCTAACACTAAGACCTGCTTGCATCACCTCCACTGCTTCAGCCTTTCCCTGATCCTTGCACGCTAGATTTAGAAGGTATTTATTAAGTTCGTGTAGTGCTAAGAACTAATGACATAgctcctttgttttatttatttatttattttatttatttatttaatgtttgcTATACCAGGGGTTCTCGAAGGTATGCAAACCCCCAGGGCTACATAACAGGAATTTTGGTGGTTATGCCGTGTGTGTTACGCCCAACCTCTCAAACGTTTTGGGGTCCACACACCCGCATTTGATATGattttcgtggaggttgtgtgagtatgtccgtgggtagttttatgagccaagtgataggtTGACaagacaagacttctgcaccgtgaatgtggaaaaaaacacccatgagaatctgactaatctcctttgtggcctttggaaatacttattTGTTGTGAGAGCAAAAAGTGTCatagaataagaacataagatacACCTATTTGATGCAGTAGTGTACTTCAAACACGATTTTATCTCGGGGGAAAGGGACAGGACATACATTAACTGTTCCTTTCTCAGAGCTTTCATTTGAATTCTCTCATACTCCTGAATTTATATTTTGGGTTAGGTTGAGACAGAGGGAACTAGATAGAgataggggagaaggagagagagagagacaaaggctgtgaaggaaagaaatggatagggtggaggaatggagagaaaggcagaggttgtgaatgagagaaggaatggatgggGTGGAagtaagagggaagagatggacaaagggattgaagaggacaaaaaaaaaggagagagtgaagagatagatggatggaaggagggacgaatagattctctctctctctctctctctctctctctctctctctctctctctctctctctctctctctctctctctctctctctctcccacacacacacacacacgtttcattATCAAactcaaaaggaagaaaaaaagaagaaaataccatGCCTCGTGCTACGCCTAAgccttactactactacgtttCAATCCATAAAAATAGCCCCCGTAGACCTTTCATCTCGGGAGTTTGCTTACTTACTTGCTTAATATTTGAGCTTGGGTGAGAGTAATTATGTGGCGAGCTGAGAACATGAATTATAAAGTCTTGTATATGTGGGGGATTAACGTAagcttggtagtagtagtagtagtagtagtagtagtagtagtagtagtggtggtggtgatagcagtaTAGTTTTCAGTGGTCGAATGTGGGTAGTCCGAAGAtgatagagagtgagagatggaaaaaaagaaggaattataaAGTCTTGTATGTGTGGAGGATTAACGTAAgcgtgatagtagtagtagtagtagtagtagtagtagtagtggtgatagtagtagttttCAGGGGTCAAATGTGGGTAGTCCGAAgatagtgagagaaaaaaaagaaggaaaatagagaaggatgaagaaagtgaTTAGGAGGGGGAATAagatggaagataaaaaaatatcttAATATCCATCTCTTCCTTGCCCCATcaatcccctttttctctccccttcttcccttcatgcaTTCTCTGTCGCCATCCACTCGTACGGTCGTtcactgccttcctcctctcctataatccgtctgtccctcccttctctacaatcctttccctccttatatACACCCATCTATCCCCTCTTCCATCACTCCTCCAGTccctttcgtccctcccttcccccctatctatcccttttctctcttccattctctcccttcttccactctcttccatCACTCAGATCCCTTTCATTCTACCCTCAATCTCCGTATCaatccccattttctctcctctacccctTCTTTCCTacattatctccctccctcccctcttatcctatcctcccttttttccatcccttcttccatccattcTCTCCTGTCagtcccctttccccttcatctcttcttccttccattctcctctcccttccacccgtCGCCCCTCATCCCGCCTTTCCGTGTAGTATGCAGTGACCGGCCCTAAGAGTTGACGGTTTAGCAGCGGCGTAAGATGACGTGAGATGACTCTAAACCACGTAATTGCAAGGCTACGTCTGTGTGGAGAGGATGGGGTTGGATCCTGTATGTGTAAAGGGGATGTTTTGTAGTATTGGATAGGGTGAGGgagggttgtgatggtggtggtggtagctgggTTGGTTTGGTTAGTGTTAGTGTGCTATATGGTGTGGGGTTGGGAGGTTAAGAAGGggttgttggggggggggggggttaggttgAATGTATGTACAGAGTGATTCTATAGTGATGTAGGGGGTGCTATGGACGACGTATAGTGGAGGGTGATTATAGTGgtagtgagggagggggggatagAGTGAATGGGAGGTGATACTCGTGGGGGTGATTGTGATATTGTGAGATTgggaatgaggggggggggggaggtagggggtcATTCTCCGTTCTCAGACCTCACAAGCAGCCAGTCTAaacacctccccaccccccttcacccccctcccacatccacctttttcttctccctcccttcctccctccatcccttcctctccctccccacaaaACCGTCCCACCCGCGGAGCTTCTCACAGCGGCTCTATTGTCATTACACGGTGTTTGACCAGCGGGGCGATTGGTAGACACATtgttaattaaaatatcaatgaaaAGATTAACCGGTAGTGGTGGCGGGGACCCGACGGCGAGGTATACAAGCTAAGTCCCGCGGATTCATCAACAGTCAGGTCTATctttatgtgcgtgtgtatgtgtgtgtgtgtgtgtgtgtgtgtccctctctcAAGCCCCCTAGGAATGAATTAAAAGGATCTACACTTCTTATTTTATTGGTTGATTCAAGACTCGCAAAAGGTCTTAGAGGAGAGTTCGaaagtgcatgagagagagaaagggagagaagaggtgaggtgagggagaaagggagggagagggccaTTACGAACTGGAGTCGCCGTGGAGGGCTTGCTGGGGCTTGCAGAGGAgtgggggtcgagggggggctggggtgcgGGGCCGTGTGTAAGAGCGCGTCGCGTTGGTTGGCGGGGAGGCCGGCGGTGGGATTAGCCAACCAATCCCACGTTATCGGGCCGACCAATCAGCTTAAGACGAAATACTCCGGGAGACGCGGCCACGGCACAGATTTTACAGGCCCGACCCGTTTTCTGCGCCTCCCCCTGCCTTGCTCGGCGGCCATTTTCGCCCCGCGCTGCAGAGGCATGCACTGGCGTGGCCTGTGCGGTGGAGAGGGCGTGGGGCGGTGGAAACGCAGCAATAATTGTGGGTGTGTCGCGGCTATATGGCAGCCTGGCGTCGCCCCACGCACGCTGGCGGATTATCCTCGGATTACCGCCTTTACCCGACGACCGCCATCGTTGCCAGCTAAGAGACGCAACCCTCGTGAGCCGCCTCGCAACCTGCACCCTTGAGACCACCGACGCCATGGCTGGAGTCCGTCTGTCCGGGGCGCTGGCAGTCCTCGTCCTCGCTCCACGGATTACCTGTTGCTTGGAGTCAGTAAAGTGGTAACCAATTATAGCAGCACTCGTCCTCTTCGCCTCTCCGCCGCCCAGACGCACGGCCAAAATCCCTCGGAAGAGCATTAGAAGAGCATCGATTTAAGCGTGAAATGATGTGCAGAAAAGGGGACGAGTTTAGAGCCGGTTATCACTCGGATTAACGTTTTTCCCTCCGCCATGATACCCCGAGGACGCCAGGCACCACGAGCTGTAACTACCGGGAAGGCCAtgcccctccctgcctgcctgtcgctctccctgcctccctccctgcctccagcCCTGCCTCAACGCCGCCTTTCCCGCAGTCCACTATCCCTGCCTGCCTCCATGCACTTCCCCGTCCCTCTCTATCCCTGGTTACCACCGTGGTTTTCGCTCTTTGCAACTggatttcttgttttctcttctttcctttcttcccgtctCTCCCCTCCTCAGCAATCCATCCACCCTCAATcctgttatctttctctctctccctctccctcattctcaccctctctctttctctcgctttcttcttttctactccttatactttctctccttcctcctgttgttgttgttttctcagttattcccttactactactactactactactactactatatctccAAGCGatcctttcttttactccttccatGCACTTTTCACCTTTCGcgtcatcctctcttctttctctcacttactcactcacccgTGGCAATGCATgcaaccttttctctcttcattcctaccTTGCTTTTCCCCtaacttcccctcccatcccctctgcgatcctcctcc of Eriocheir sinensis breed Jianghai 21 chromosome 2, ASM2467909v1, whole genome shotgun sequence contains these proteins:
- the LOC127000499 gene encoding uncharacterized protein LOC127000499 isoform X1, which produces MEDDESRRTHKPVSYTDFANTSLDDDDFDDDFKPSSKSKSEKQAEKGNREDRKDDRERKHSKDKHKHKKHKDKDKERHKKDKDRHRETHKREDNERKDDHRSRHERKRKEDDKERRHRSERRDGEFIVNSGRSTGSSDSKCDSSDSQRLNDSSVSATSGSPLVSPSRRNPKPRLSLEEKMFQVSQGTHLLVSLKRRMDSWVCCPADYPGQDLGSQICSEKELEAALELSKLASTQGMTSTPEVKELTEEEEGTGLDVHVAPSPQPLQRDSAEGSCSVPLQDSEITGKASSSVPEEVGAPECVEEKDRLPDPPAAAVIAPPPPPPPSTVQCTDLMEPQPSTSTGLGLKRTRKTVNFKEDSDSSDGFDGFGYNNTDSEASEASDFMPSPKKKKQKSKEPKKTTKTTRQTKPSIVKSSAKTPEKNKSPCQVSSPPIRSRSSKENTAPRIPINATTPPPARKSTARNPTSTTTPPPARKNTARNPTSTTTPPPARKNIATNPTSTTTPPPARKNTARNPTSTTTPPSARSTVASPVVSLAPPSKVPAASQKPPPLEATSTIKNTTSVTKPVKRPVTKTPTPSSPSSGTSIPLVKTPFRSPLAASPGSGHPINSSASSFGSRSLGQRGTGLRLGLSRRAVTKPLHPTVAAKITD
- the LOC127000499 gene encoding uncharacterized protein LOC127000499 isoform X2 codes for the protein MLSFIVPTHKPVSYTDFANTSLDDDDFDDDFKPSSKSKSEKQAEKGNREDRKDDRERKHSKDKHKHKKHKDKDKERHKKDKDRHRETHKREDNERKDDHRSRHERKRKEDDKERRHRSERRDGEFIVNSGRSTGSSDSKCDSSDSQRLNDSSVSATSGSPLVSPSRRNPKPRLSLEEKMFQVSQGTHLLVSLKRRMDSWVCCPADYPGQDLGSQICSEKELEAALELSKLASTQGMTSTPEVKELTEEEEGTGLDVHVAPSPQPLQRDSAEGSCSVPLQDSEITGKASSSVPEEVGAPECVEEKDRLPDPPAAAVIAPPPPPPPSTVQCTDLMEPQPSTSTGLGLKRTRKTVNFKEDSDSSDGFDGFGYNNTDSEASEASDFMPSPKKKKQKSKEPKKTTKTTRQTKPSIVKSSAKTPEKNKSPCQVSSPPIRSRSSKENTAPRIPINATTPPPARKSTARNPTSTTTPPPARKNTARNPTSTTTPPPARKNIATNPTSTTTPPPARKNTARNPTSTTTPPSARSTVASPVVSLAPPSKVPAASQKPPPLEATSTIKNTTSVTKPVKRPVTKTPTPSSPSSGTSIPLVKTPFRSPLAASPGSGHPINSSASSFGSRSLGQRGTGLRLGLSRRAVTKPLHPTVAAKITD
- the LOC127000499 gene encoding uncharacterized protein LOC127000499 isoform X3 — protein: MSPGDDDFDDDFKPSSKSKSEKQAEKGNREDRKDDRERKHSKDKHKHKKHKDKDKERHKKDKDRHRETHKREDNERKDDHRSRHERKRKEDDKERRHRSERRDGEFIVNSGRSTGSSDSKCDSSDSQRLNDSSVSATSGSPLVSPSRRNPKPRLSLEEKMFQVSQGTHLLVSLKRRMDSWVCCPADYPGQDLGSQICSEKELEAALELSKLASTQGMTSTPEVKELTEEEEGTGLDVHVAPSPQPLQRDSAEGSCSVPLQDSEITGKASSSVPEEVGAPECVEEKDRLPDPPAAAVIAPPPPPPPSTVQCTDLMEPQPSTSTGLGLKRTRKTVNFKEDSDSSDGFDGFGYNNTDSEASEASDFMPSPKKKKQKSKEPKKTTKTTRQTKPSIVKSSAKTPEKNKSPCQVSSPPIRSRSSKENTAPRIPINATTPPPARKSTARNPTSTTTPPPARKNTARNPTSTTTPPPARKNIATNPTSTTTPPPARKNTARNPTSTTTPPSARSTVASPVVSLAPPSKVPAASQKPPPLEATSTIKNTTSVTKPVKRPVTKTPTPSSPSSGTSIPLVKTPFRSPLAASPGSGHPINSSASSFGSRSLGQRGTGLRLGLSRRAVTKPLHPTVAAKITD
- the LOC127000499 gene encoding uncharacterized protein LOC127000499 isoform X4 gives rise to the protein MEDDESRRTHKPVSYTDFANTSLDDDDFDDDFKPSSKSKSEKQAEKGNREDRKDDRERKHSKDKHKHKKHKDKDKERHKKDKDRHRETHKREDNERKDDHRSRHERKRKEDDKERRHRSERRDGEFIVNSGRSTGSSDSKCDSSDSQRLNDSSVSATSGSPLVSPSRRNPKPRLSLEEKMFQKELEAALELSKLASTQGMTSTPEVKELTEEEEGTGLDVHVAPSPQPLQRDSAEGSCSVPLQDSEITGKASSSVPEEVGAPECVEEKDRLPDPPAAAVIAPPPPPPPSTVQCTDLMEPQPSTSTGLGLKRTRKTVNFKEDSDSSDGFDGFGYNNTDSEASEASDFMPSPKKKKQKSKEPKKTTKTTRQTKPSIVKSSAKTPEKNKSPCQVSSPPIRSRSSKENTAPRIPINATTPPPARKSTARNPTSTTTPPPARKNTARNPTSTTTPPPARKNIATNPTSTTTPPPARKNTARNPTSTTTPPSARSTVASPVVSLAPPSKVPAASQKPPPLEATSTIKNTTSVTKPVKRPVTKTPTPSSPSSGTSIPLVKTPFRSPLAASPGSGHPINSSASSFGSRSLGQRGTGLRLGLSRRAVTKPLHPTVAAKITD